ACCGTCCACAACCGCACCCGCAGTCGCGAAGAGGAGGCCGAAAGGGCGGGAGCGAAGCGCGCCGCCAGCCCCAGAGAGGCCGCCCTAGGCGCCGATGTCGTCATCACCATGGTGAGCGACTCGCCGGACGTG
The genomic region above belongs to Deinococcota bacterium and contains:
- a CDS encoding NAD(P)-binding domain-containing protein, which codes for MQKIAFIGMGTMGAPMAVRLIDAGFEVTVHNRTRSREEEAERAGAKRAASPREAALGADVVITMVSDSPDV